The Gemmatimonadota bacterium DH-78 region GCTCCACCCCCAGTTCCCGCAGAATCGCGCGCACTCTCGGCGCCTCGTCGGAGCCGGGCTCCCGGTCGAGGAAGGTGCGCAGGTGGCGGGCCGCGTCGTCGGGTCGCCCCAGCCGCACGTACAGCAGTCCCAACTCGCGGTGCTCGTCGTGGGCGTCGGGACGCAGCAGGAGAATCCGCTCCACCGCCGCCACGGCGCGCACGTCGTCGCCCACGTTCGTGTACAGGCTCTTCAGGTTGTTGAGCAATCGCACCAGCATGTCGCGGCGGCTCGCCGCTTCGAGGTAGGAGGGCCGGACCCGTACCATGCCGCCGTACACGCGGTCGAGAAACTCCTGGGCCTGGTCCTGGAATCGCACCGTGCCCCCGTCGAACGGATCGATCAGCAGCTGCAGCACATCGCCGGCGTAGCGCACCAGGAAATGGTG contains the following coding sequences:
- a CDS encoding transglutaminase-like domain-containing protein; its protein translation is MTAPASSPRRDFARAVACSDAEIDLARLALLVAREEYPQLPPEPYLARLDQMAEEVRSRLGDETAPPVVLQELLAVLYQRHRFQGNRDAYYDPRNSFLNDVLDRRKGIPLTLGIVMLEVGWRLGLPLEGVNFPHHFLVRYAGDVLQLLIDPFDGGTVRFQDQAQEFLDRVYGGMVRVRPSYLEAASRRDMLVRLLNNLKSLYTNVGDDVRAVAAVERILLLRPDAHDEHRELGLLYVRLGRPDDAARHLRTFLDREPGSDEAPRVRAILRELGVEP